From a single Nicotiana tomentosiformis chromosome 2, ASM39032v3, whole genome shotgun sequence genomic region:
- the LOC104112789 gene encoding GDSL esterase/lipase WDL1-like, which translates to MGRIALYITSLSENTRLIMLSAPPVNEEQIVQFYGDNRGRYNETCRIYSEAGIKLGQELGVKVIDFWSALQERPDWLTTVFWDGMHLTKEGSDILVKKISRVLREVDWEPSLHWTKMADEFSDIIIPLASGMNLDNWQNEYIE; encoded by the exons AGCCTTTCAGAAAATACTCGTCTGATTATGCTAAGCGCTCCTCCGGTGAACGAGGAACAAATTGTTCAATTTTATGG CGATAATCGAGGTAGATATAACGAGACCTGCCGCATATACTCAGAAGCTGGTATAAAATTAGGCCAAGAATTAGGCGTGAAGGTTATAGATTTTTGGTCTGCACTTCAGGAACGCCCAGATTGGTTGACTACAGTCTTCTG GGATGGGATGCATTTAACAAAGGAAGGAAGTGACATTTTGGTAAAGAAAATCTCGAGGGTACTTAGAGAGGTAGACTGGGAGCCAAGCCTACACTGGACAAAAATGGCTGATGAATTTTCTGATATTATCATACCACTCGCTTCTGGGATGAACCTTGACAACTGGCAGAATGAGTATATTGAATAA
- the LOC104112781 gene encoding jasmonate-induced oxygenase 3-like, whose product MMSCFQKWPEPIVRVQSLSESGIRKIPDLFVKPPSDRPYVTELTEPTSVNVPLINLENLNSSNDFVRQETLDLISHACREWGFFQVVNHGVSNKLMENTLAVWREFFHLPLEEKQKFANSPITYEGYGSRIGMEVGAKLDWCDYFFLHYLPEALRDENKWPSLPVSCRKLAAEYGLELVKLCRRLTKILSINLGLNEDYLHQSFGGDCDTSACLRANFYPKCPQPDLTLGLSPHSDPGGITLLLPDADIVGLQIRRGNNWLTVKPIPNAFIVNIGDQIQVLSNAIYKSVEHRVIVNSAKERVSLAFFYNPGGDKLIKPADELVTKDCPALYSSMTFNEYRAFIRTKGPCGKSQIESLKSPR is encoded by the exons ATGATGAGTTGCTTCCAAAAATGGCCTGAGCCAATTGTCCGAGTTCAATCATTGTCCGAAAGCGGCATCCGAAAAATCCCCGATCTTTTCGTGAAGCCTCCTTCGGACAGGCCGTATGTCACGGAGTTAacagagccaacctccgttaacGTTCCGTTGATAAACCTCGAAAACCTTAATTCTTCAAACGATTTTGTCCGTCAGGAAACACTTGACCTCATTTCACACGCTTGTcgtgagtggggtttctttcaagTTGTTAACCATGGAGTTAGCAACAAACTGATGGAAAATACTCTTGCTGTTTGGCGCGAGTTTTTCCACCTTCCGTTAGAGGAGAAGCAAAAATTTGCGAATTCTCCTATAACTTATGAAGGATACGGTAGCCGTATTGGGATGGAGGTAGGTGCTAAATTGGATTGGTGTGATTATTTCTTCCTTCATTATCTTCCTGAAGCGTTGAGGGACGAGAACAAATGGCCTTCACTTCCAGTTTCATGCAG GAAATTGGCCGCGGAATATGGGCTAGAGCTGGTGAAACTATGTCGAAGATTAACTAAGATTTTATCGATAAACCTTGGATTAAACGAGGATTATCTACACCAAAGCTTTGGAGGAGATTGTGATACTAGTGCATGCTTAAGAGCAAATTTTTACCCAAAATGTCCACAGCCAGACCTTACACTTGGCCTCTCTCCCCACTCCGACCCTGGTGGCATCACCCTTCTCCTCCCTGACGCCGATATCGTCGGCCTCCAAATCCGCCGCGGCAACAACTGGCTAACTGTTAAACCAATTCCAAATGCCTTCATTGTCAATATTGGAGATCAAATTCAG GTGTTAAGTAATGCAATATACAAAAGCGTGGAGCACAGGGTGATTGTTAATTCAGCCAAAGAGAGAGTGTCCTTAGCATTCTTCTATAATCCAGGAGGTGACAAACTTATTAAACCTGCAGATGAGCTTGTGACAAAGGATTGTCCTGCCTTATATTCTTCAATGACATTCAATGAGTATAGAGCTTTCATTAGAACAAAGGGTCCTTGTGGCAAATCTCAAATTGAATCACTTAAATCCCCtagataa